The sequence GACGCCATAGACAGAGCCGGAGCCGGAATCATCGGCAATTACTCAAAGGTGACATTCAATATTGAAGGTACGGGAACCTTCCTCCCTATGGAGGGCGCAAACCCGTTCATAGGTAAAAAGGACGAGCTGGAAAGGGTTGAGGAGTTCCGCATCGAAACTGTGGTTACGGCTCCTAATCTCAGCAGGCTCATAGAGGAAGTCAAAAAGGTTCATCCTTATGAAGAGGTCGCCTACGATGTTTATAAAATGGAAATAGGCACGGAATTTTCTCTCGGCAGGAGCTGCTCCTTCGGGCATGAATTTACTCTGGGCGAATTTCTGGAAATTGTCAGAACCAAGCTCGGCTGTGAATCGGTTCGCTATAACGGCTTCCCCCTTGACACGAAATTTACCGGTTTCGGCATAATAACAGGCAGCGGCGCCTCCATGTGGAAGCAGAGCGGCGTTAAGCTTCTCCTCACGGGGGATATGAAGCACCACGAAGCGCTGGACGCATACGAAGCAGGTGTGTGCCTTGTGGACGCGGGTCACTTTGAGACAGAGAGATGCTACATGGAGCATCTGGCGGA is a genomic window of Geovibrio thiophilus containing:
- a CDS encoding Nif3-like dinuclear metal center hexameric protein, translating into MSSSIKNVIAFLEKNAVCQSRQYSWDNSGLQICLSPETETRRAALALDPSEGAINKAIDAGCELLITHHPLFFDKLKSINSSNALGRKIIKAVQANLSIISYHTSADLADFSLNDYLAEKLGASVRGGLVKEGKENWYKFAVFVPKGHEEAVRDAIDRAGAGIIGNYSKVTFNIEGTGTFLPMEGANPFIGKKDELERVEEFRIETVVTAPNLSRLIEEVKKVHPYEEVAYDVYKMEIGTEFSLGRSCSFGHEFTLGEFLEIVRTKLGCESVRYNGFPLDTKFTGFGIITGSGASMWKQSGVKLLLTGDMKHHEALDAYEAGVCLVDAGHFETERCYMEHLAERINKELGIETVIIEESSPIKYMR